One genomic segment of Borrelia coriaceae includes these proteins:
- the rplQ gene encoding 50S ribosomal protein L17 codes for MKTKVGFNRLDRKSSHRKALLRNMVISLFRHEKITSTKAKLDEVKRFAEKLITRAKSDSVHNRREVSKFIHDKYILNKLFTKISPIFKERKGGYTRVIKLGQRYGDAAEMAILELVDKTLEEK; via the coding sequence ATGAAGACTAAGGTAGGATTTAATAGGTTAGATAGGAAATCAAGTCATAGGAAGGCACTTTTAAGAAATATGGTAATTTCTCTTTTTAGGCATGAAAAAATAACTTCTACTAAGGCAAAATTGGATGAAGTTAAGAGATTTGCTGAAAAATTAATTACTAGGGCTAAGAGTGACAGCGTGCATAATAGAAGAGAGGTGTCAAAATTTATACATGATAAATATATTCTTAATAAATTATTTACAAAAATTTCCCCTATCTTTAAAGAGAGAAAGGGTGGTTATACTAGGGTTATTAAGCTAGGACAAAGGTATGGGGATGCAGCTGAGATGGCAATTCTTGAACTAGTTGATAAAACCTTAGAAGAAAAGTAA
- a CDS encoding DNA-directed RNA polymerase subunit alpha, which yields MSLGKLLKDFTIPDRIEFLREEDDSSYGKFVMYPFEKGFGVTIGNTLRRVLLSSIEGYAVSAMRIQSNQGGSLKIVSSEFDLIPGVVEDTLEVIANIKNIHLKLDEGVDSTTISLSVNGKDTSVLKASHFEREGIEVFNKDLVIATLSSEADLDFEFQINYGRGYVSSEQNARYLEEVNTIALDSIFSPIEKVTYSVEDTRVGQRSDYDKLVMEIWTTGVISAKDAIKKAASIVRDFLLPLVNFEDKVVCSVEGSEFKDSDVLSINIEKLNLSVRSLNCLTKENVKTLGELISKSAEELSKARNFGKKSLEEIVEKLSAYGLFLGMSKSEALKILNKNDKISH from the coding sequence ATGTCTTTAGGAAAGCTTTTGAAAGATTTTACTATACCTGATAGGATTGAATTTTTAAGAGAAGAGGATGATAGCTCTTATGGAAAATTTGTCATGTATCCTTTTGAAAAAGGTTTTGGTGTTACTATTGGAAACACTTTAAGGCGGGTTTTACTGTCTTCTATTGAAGGGTATGCTGTTTCTGCTATGAGAATTCAGTCTAATCAAGGTGGATCTTTAAAGATCGTTTCAAGTGAATTTGATTTAATACCTGGTGTTGTAGAGGATACTCTTGAGGTAATTGCTAATATTAAGAATATTCATTTAAAGTTAGATGAGGGAGTTGATAGTACAACAATAAGTCTTTCTGTTAATGGGAAAGATACTAGTGTTTTAAAAGCATCGCATTTTGAAAGAGAGGGTATTGAGGTTTTTAATAAAGATTTAGTCATTGCTACACTTTCAAGTGAGGCAGATTTGGATTTTGAATTTCAAATTAATTATGGAAGAGGGTATGTTTCTTCTGAACAGAATGCTAGGTATTTAGAAGAAGTTAATACCATTGCACTTGATTCTATATTTTCCCCAATAGAAAAGGTAACATATTCTGTTGAGGATACTCGGGTTGGACAGAGATCCGATTATGATAAGCTTGTTATGGAAATTTGGACAACAGGTGTAATTAGTGCTAAGGATGCAATTAAAAAGGCGGCTTCTATAGTGAGGGACTTTTTACTTCCATTGGTTAATTTTGAAGATAAGGTTGTGTGTTCTGTTGAGGGTTCTGAGTTTAAGGATTCTGATGTACTTAGTATAAATATTGAAAAATTAAATTTGTCTGTAAGGTCCCTTAATTGTTTAACTAAGGAAAATGTTAAAACTTTAGGAGAACTGATTAGTAAAAGTGCAGAAGAACTTTCAAAAGCAAGGAATTTTGGGAAAAAAAGTTTAGAAGAAATAGTTGAAAAACTTAGTGCTTATGGATTATTTTTGGGGATGTCTAAATCAGAAGCTCTCAAAATATTGAATAAAAACGATAAAATATCTCATTAG
- a CDS encoding TIGR00282 family metallophosphoesterase, giving the protein MQDNDVIRALIIGDIIGNGGLKKVFFNLKNLKEKYNIDLTIVNGENSSGGFGISPEIAENLFKAGVNVITTGNHVYADHSIREYLDKQEYILRPNNFSDLLEGHGYCILNIKKEKVAVINIQGFLGMTFIVKNPFENIKKIVNMIRSKVKTIFVDFHAESNYEKESFGYFLNGLVTGVVGTHTHIMTQDERILDKGTAYISDLGMTGSLNSVIGFNPEISLKGLLEYVVLRTETVEEDVIIQGVVITSHLKTGRALKIERIQK; this is encoded by the coding sequence ATGCAAGATAATGATGTGATTAGAGCCTTGATCATTGGAGATATTATAGGTAATGGGGGACTTAAAAAGGTTTTTTTTAATCTTAAAAATCTTAAGGAGAAGTATAATATAGATTTGACAATCGTTAATGGAGAAAATTCTTCAGGTGGTTTTGGAATTTCTCCTGAGATAGCAGAGAATCTTTTTAAAGCAGGTGTAAATGTTATTACGACTGGTAATCATGTTTATGCAGATCATAGTATAAGGGAATATTTAGATAAGCAGGAATATATTTTAAGACCAAATAATTTTTCCGATTTACTTGAGGGGCATGGTTATTGTATTTTAAATATTAAAAAAGAAAAGGTTGCTGTTATAAACATTCAGGGATTTTTAGGAATGACTTTTATTGTTAAAAACCCTTTTGAAAATATAAAAAAAATTGTGAATATGATTAGAAGTAAAGTTAAAACTATTTTTGTTGATTTTCATGCTGAGAGTAATTATGAGAAAGAGAGCTTTGGATATTTTTTAAATGGGTTGGTAACGGGGGTTGTTGGTACGCATACTCATATAATGACACAAGATGAGCGAATCCTAGATAAAGGTACTGCTTATATTAGCGATCTTGGGATGACTGGTAGTTTGAACTCTGTGATAGGATTTAATCCTGAGATTTCTCTTAAAGGATTGCTTGAATATGTAGTTTTAAGAACAGAAACTGTTGAAGAGGATGTTATTATACAGGGGGTTGTTATTACTTCTCATTTAAAGACAGGACGTGCTCTGAAAATTGAAAGAATACAGAAATAG
- the rny gene encoding ribonuclease Y, producing MSYITFSSILAGILGIVLGFIIRIILGKFSLLNLEKKLRKVQEEAILEIENEKKRVISHAKAQMLKEKNQQDREIRERKNEVFNLERRLLQREETLDKRISALDKQQSRIDFKLKEFEQKEKIIRDKELSLVKKLEDIAGLTKEEAKKIVIEKIENESKRDAQIIINKSEQEAQLLADKVAKDILVSTMQRIVTEVSSEFTVTSVELPNDEMKGRIIGKEGRNIRVLETLIGADIIIDDTPEAVVISCFDPVRKEIAKRTLERLVSDGRIHPARIEEIVYSVTNEVNNIILEEGEKAVFDLNIHGFDKRLIRGLGRLYFRSSYGQNVLSHSKETAIIGEILAKEMKLDPVVVKRACLLHDIGKGMESISENSEGHAITGAELAQSCGESDIVVNAIAAHHNEIKPESFEAIVVQIADAISASRPGARRESLNNYISRLKRLEEIAYGFEGVQKCYAIQAGREVRIIVDNLLVNDEKATILARDIAKKIEIEMRYPGKIKVTIIRETRVIEYAR from the coding sequence ATGTCATATATTACTTTTTCTTCTATTCTTGCTGGTATTTTAGGTATTGTATTAGGTTTTATAATAAGAATTATTTTAGGTAAATTTTCTTTATTAAATTTAGAGAAAAAGCTAAGAAAAGTACAAGAAGAGGCAATCTTAGAGATAGAAAATGAAAAAAAACGAGTTATTTCACATGCAAAAGCTCAAATGCTTAAAGAGAAGAACCAGCAGGATAGGGAGATAAGAGAACGAAAAAATGAAGTTTTTAATTTGGAGAGAAGATTATTACAAAGAGAAGAGACTTTAGATAAGAGAATATCAGCTCTTGATAAGCAGCAAAGTAGGATTGATTTTAAGCTTAAGGAATTTGAGCAAAAGGAAAAAATAATACGAGATAAGGAATTATCTCTTGTTAAAAAGTTAGAAGATATTGCTGGCCTTACAAAAGAAGAAGCAAAAAAAATTGTAATTGAAAAGATTGAAAATGAATCTAAAAGAGATGCTCAAATCATTATTAATAAGAGTGAACAAGAAGCTCAACTTTTAGCGGATAAGGTAGCTAAAGATATATTGGTCTCTACTATGCAACGCATAGTAACAGAGGTCAGTTCTGAGTTTACAGTTACTTCCGTTGAGCTGCCTAATGATGAGATGAAAGGTAGAATCATCGGTAAAGAGGGCCGTAATATTAGGGTTCTTGAAACATTAATAGGTGCAGATATTATTATTGATGATACTCCTGAGGCTGTTGTTATATCTTGTTTTGATCCAGTAAGAAAAGAAATAGCTAAAAGAACTCTTGAGAGACTCGTTTCAGACGGGAGGATTCATCCTGCAAGAATTGAAGAAATTGTCTATAGTGTTACTAATGAGGTCAACAATATTATTCTTGAAGAAGGCGAGAAGGCAGTATTTGATTTAAATATACATGGATTTGATAAAAGGCTTATTAGAGGTCTTGGAAGGCTTTACTTTAGAAGCAGTTATGGTCAGAATGTTTTAAGCCATTCAAAAGAAACAGCAATAATTGGAGAAATTTTAGCTAAGGAGATGAAATTAGATCCTGTTGTTGTTAAAAGAGCATGTCTTTTGCATGATATTGGAAAGGGGATGGAGAGTATTTCTGAGAATAGTGAAGGGCATGCTATTACTGGTGCTGAGCTTGCTCAAAGTTGTGGAGAAAGCGATATTGTGGTCAATGCTATTGCTGCTCACCATAATGAAATAAAGCCTGAGAGTTTTGAGGCTATCGTTGTGCAAATAGCTGATGCTATTTCTGCATCTCGTCCTGGTGCAAGACGTGAGAGTTTGAACAATTATATAAGTAGACTTAAGAGACTTGAAGAGATTGCATATGGATTTGAGGGTGTTCAGAAATGTTATGCAATTCAAGCGGGTCGTGAGGTTAGAATCATTGTTGATAATTTATTAGTTAATGATGAAAAAGCTACTATTCTTGCAAGAGACATTGCCAAAAAAATAGAAATTGAAATGAGATATCCTGGTAAAATCAAAGTTACTATTATTCGTGAAACTAGAGTTATTGAGTATGCAAGATAA